From the Candidatus Poribacteria bacterium genome, the window ATCTTCACGCGCGATCAGCGCGGCCTCATCCTCACTGGTTTCTTAGACGGCTTAAAAATTAGGGATCGGGTTGGAATGTCCTATCGTTCGTTGGTAGGGGTATTCGTGTTGGGGAGTACACTCGCATTTCTGTGTGCAGCAGCCATCCATCTGTGGCTCCCGTATACGCACGGTGCCAATTACATGTATAGCTACACCTATCGCGGCAATCCGCTCTGGGCATTTCAAGACAACGTCGCAGCGATGGAAGGATTAGGGGCAGACCTCCGCACAACTGGCGGATTCTTTTTTGGCATTGGGGCGTTGGTGACAACAGGCTTAGTCCTCTTGAGGATGCTATATTGGTGGTGGCCCCTCCATCCGCTCGGATATGCCCTATCGGCTTCGTGGACCCTGATTGTGTTCTGGTTTCCCGTCTTTATCGCGTGGAGCATTAAAACGCCACTCCTCCGTTACAGCGGCATCCGGCAATATCAACGGCTCCGCCCCTTCTTTTTAGGCATGGTCTTCGGAGAATTTAGCATGGCGGTTCTCTGGACGCTCATCAGTTGGGGCGCGAATGTGCCTGCCCCGTTCTTTCCGTGGCCCTAAATTAAAGAGTTCGATTGCGTGCCGTGACCTCCCATGTCCCGCGACAATACCCATCGGCATCCACGACATAGTAAAAAGGATGTAGTGCCACACACGGACAGATATGCGTCGGACAGACGTAAATTTCTTGTCCGATATGTATCGGTGTGCTGTCAGGCACGTTAATCGCCCAATGCTCCTCGTGCTGTTTGCCCACCTCAGCACCGTCAACATTCAAAACGATTCCACGCACACCGTCAGGGTCGGCGGCGATGGCTTTATGTCCCAAATCAAGCGTAATTCTACGAGGCGTAGGAATACTAATCACACGGCTCAGGAGCAGTGCTGCGGGGGCAAAACCGAGATCGGGAAAATGCGTGGTGTAACCGTGATCATGAAAAACGAAAGTGCCGGGGGACGCCTCCACACCGGGTGTCTTCGCATAGATAGGGAAAGTCGGTGTGCCCCCCATCACAATTAAAGGCACGTCAAGCCCTTTGGAAACGAGCCTATCTTTCATCTCTTCTACCTGTGCCAGGCTTTTGTCACAGGATGCCTTCCGATCAGCAACATCTTCATCGTGAATATGTCCATCATAGACGTGTAAACCCCAGGGTTGTAATCCGTCTACCGCTTCAATCTGTGCGTAGACATCCACAGCGGCATCACCAAGCGGTATCCCTGTGCGGTTCATTCCTACATCCAGGTCCAGCATGACCTTGACATTCAAACCGAGTCTCGCCGCCGCCGATGCGAGCGCTGTCACGGATTCCTCATGATCGACGATGACCTTGAAATCAGCATCTGGATACTTCAGCTGCAGCGAAACAAAACGGTTGACGTTGGGTCCCACCATCTGATATGCAATCAGAATATCCTCTATGCCATTCTGCGCCAACATTTCTGCTTCCCGCAACGTCGCGCATTTGTGTTTGAGAATACCGGCTTCTCGTTCCATCGCGATAATCTCTGCGGTTTTATGCGTTTTCGCATGCGGTCTGAGTTTCGAGACATCGCCGCCGACGGTCGCAATCGCATGTTCAATGTTATATTGAACGTGTGGGAGATAGACAACCAGCGATGGACTCGGTATCGTTTCAGCGTTCTGGATACGGTATTTTTTATCCACGGTTTTACCTCTTTCCGAAACTTCTGTCGGTACACATTCCTATTTTTTGCTTTAAGTCAACGTTGCGGTTCGCAAGATAACCCGATCTTCTGTCCACTTATCGCGATACCACGTGCACGCTTCAAAGGTATCGTTAATCGCATTCATGCGCTGCTGTAAGAGAATTCGAAATTGATCTCGAAAGTGGGTCGATAGCGGTTCGTCAATCAGATTCCGGGTTTGGAACGGATCAGCCACATTATCAAAGAGTTTCTCACTTCGATCTGGACGGTGGATAGCATAGGTATATCGCTTTGTTCGGAGGGCGCGCCACTCATAACCGTCCTCCCACTTGGCAGTACATCCCATGCCTTGCATGAACGCCGCATCCGGTTCATTAGCGGGTCGGTTAAATGCAGCGTCGCTGCGATCCGTCCCCTCAACAGCCTCTGGAATCGGCAGATCCATCATTGACAGCAGCGTCGGCATGATGTCCGGTGTGTTCAGGCATGCATCTGAGACATACCCCTTCGGAATTTGTCCCTGCCACCGAACAAGGAACGGGACACGCACGGCTTCTTCATAAAAGATGTTCTTCGCACGGCGCCCCTGGGCCCCGAACATCTCGCCGTGATCGGAAGTGAACACAAAAATTGTATCGTCTCGCAATCCGAGATCATCAACGGCTCGCAACAACCGCCCGATATTCCGATCCAGATTCGCAGTCATGGCGTAATAGACACGCATCCACTCAGGAAGCGCAGCACGCTCAGCGGGAGACATAATAGCCCACGTATCGCCGTAAGGGTCATTTTCATCGCGATAGTTTGGTGGTAACGGGAAATCAACATCCCGGAACATCTCATAATCGGCGGCTGGGACGTTGTCCTGTGTCCACGGGTCGTGGGGTGTCCCGATTGAGAGGAAAAGCGCGAACGGATCATCGCTCGTTGACACCCGTTGCAGGTAATCGATTGCCATATCCGTTTGACCATCGGGTTCATAACCGGGTATCACGATCTTTTCAGGTGAGTTCGCGTGATAATATGTGTCAAAATATAAATGATGAAAATTGTATGCCGACCATTCACCATCGAAACCGAGCCGATGTCGTCCCGGCGGAATGTAAGAATTCTTGGGGTCGCTATGTCTCCCCAATTGATTTGCCCACAGATGCCATTTCCCGATGTAGCTTGTCTGGTAACCATTGCGATGTAAAGCATGACCGAAACAGTCATGATTTGGGTTCATACGGAGCTCATTGATCGCCATACCCGTGCTACTGGCGTATTTGCCGGTGAAGAGCGAGGCGCGATACGGAGCACACATCGGGCTACCGGAGACAGTGTTGCAGAAATTCGCACCCTCTGTGGAAAATTTATCTATATTGGGGGTGCGCGCGCGGACATCACCCGCATAACCACACGACTGGTAGCGGAGTTGATCGGCGAAAACATAGATTAGGTTCGGTCGCTGAGTTGTTGAATGAGACATTTTTTAATTATACCTTGCAGTTTTTTAATTTTACCTTGCGGAGAACAATATGCGTCAAGACTTTAACTCGCGAATAGGCTAGTAGTCTTTCAACTTTGAGTTTGAGAGTGGGGTCTCCTGAAGATGTCGGGTTTCGCTGACGCTCTACCCGACCTACTTATCATAAACTCAATCTTGATGCACTACTAGGCGGTGTTTGACTTTGAGGTTGAAGCAAGTTAATTGGTATGGATGGAGTTCCGGGTTTTTCTACATGTTGTAGAGGCATTGCTGTAAAGTTTTCAAATGAATACTGTTCCATTCGGGTTTGCAGTTCAGATAACTCCATTTTCATAGGTGAAGGATGGATTTGTTCATCCTGTTGCTTCAACATTGCAGCAATATCCTTTGGCAATTTAACGCCAGTTTTCCTCTCAAAGTTCGCAACACTTTGATAATCTTTACCAAAAACGGCGGTAATATTTATACCTTTTTCTGCTGCCTCCGTTAGGCTTGCCTTGGCTTTCTTCCATTCTTGTTGGTGCAACCAAGCCATCGCACGATTGTAATAGGCTGGGACATAATCGGGATCTAATCTTAGTGCTTTTGTATAGTCTTTAAGGGCTTGATTAAACTCGCCATTGTTGAAGTAAGCCAGACCGCGATTGTGATAAAACACTGGTTCATTCAAATTTAAATTTATTGCCTTACTATAATTCGTAATAGCCGAGTCAAAATCACCTTTGTTGCCGTAAACATTGCCAAGATTACTATAAACTAAAGCATTATCCGGTTCCATTTCTATTGCCTTGTTTAAATCTTCAATTGCTAAATCCATCTCCCCTGTGTCACCATAAGTAACACCCCGATTCACATAGGCTTTGACATGATCGGGATTAAGCTCTATCGCCTTGGTGTAGTCCCTGATAGCCAATTCAAGTTTTCCTGTGCTATTGTAACCGATAGCGCGATTGAAATAGATATCCGCATGGTTGGGATTGAGTTCTATCGCCTTCGTGCAGTCACTAATAGCCTCATCAATACTGCCCATGATACCGTAAACTGCCCCTCGACTGGCATAGGTCCTTGCATCATTGGGATTAAGTTGTATGGAGATCGTATAATCTGCAATAGCCTCGTCAAAATCATCCTTAAGCAAATTAGCATTGCCGCGATTATGATATGGCACGGCAAAACTTGGATCAAGTTGGATTGCCCTCGTATAATCTGCAATAGCTTTGTCGAAGTTGCCTTTGTTACTATAAGCAATACCGCGATTGATATAAGCGGGAATATGGTCAGGTTGAAACTGAAGGACTACGTTATAGTCGATAATAGCATTATCAAATTCACTTTTTGCGGTGTAAGCAATACCGCGATTAAAATAGCAGTCAATGTGTTGTGGACTGAACTCTAAGACTTTCGTATAGTCCGCTATGGCTTTGTCAAAGTCACCACTACTCCTGCAAGCGTTGCCACGTTCATAATACGCGTTGAGATAATTGGGTTGCAGTTTTATTGCTTCTGTATAGTTTGCAATAGCAGAGTCAAAATCGCCTTTGTTACTGAAAGCCATGCCGAGAATGAGATATGCCTCCGCCGCATTCGGATTACGTTCTATTGCGTCATTAGAGTCTGCAATAGCAGAATCAAAATCGCCTTTAAGGTTATAAGCAATCGCACGAGTTATATACGGATCAACAGCATCAGGTCTGAGTTCTATTACTTTTCGGTAATCAGCAATAGCAGAATCAAAGTCGCGTTTAAGAACGTGAGTATGCCCTCGAATCACGTAGACATCAGTATAATTCGGTTTCAATTCTAATGCTTTTGTGTAGTCTACAATAGCTTTATCAACTTCACCTATACTGCCATAAGCGTTACCGCGAGCGACATATGCATTAGCATCCGGCTTGAGTCGTATTGCCTTGCTATAGTCCATAATCGCGCAGTCAAGTTCACCTTTATCTCTGTAAGCGTTGCCTCGAATGAAATACGCTTCAGCAACATCAGGATTAAGCCGTATCGCCTTATCACAATCTTCAATGGCACGATCAAACTCTTTCTTGCCAACATAAGCATGCGCGCGATGGTAATAGGCCTCGGCGTATTCCGGTTCGTATTGTATCGCCTTGGTGAGGTCATCAATCGCTTTGTCAAATTCACCTTTAGCACCATACGCCATACCGCGGCCGTGATAAGCTCTCGCGGGTTGGCGGGTCCAGAAAATGGCTTCCGTATAGTCGTCAATAGCAAGATCAAACTTGCCCATCTTACAGTAAACACTACCGCGATAGATATAAGATAAGGCAAAGTTCGGTCTTAAGTCAATGGCTCTGCTATAGTGTCTGACAGCTTCTTCATAATGTTCCATCTTCAATTCGTTAGCCATTCTCTGAATCTCCCCTTTGCTCACGGGTTAAACCGATATAATGCGCCTTGTATACTTCCAGATGGATGTTTTGATCCTTAATGAAACCGTGGATATCATTGTAGATGGTTTCAACAGATATACCGTGAGAGTTTCGCAAATGCCTTAGTATGGGTTGTTTGCGCATCGCCGGAATATCAATTACATCATCCTCGTTTGGGCTCAGAAAGCCATCAGGATGTCGCACAAACACACTTTTCTGGGCAATAACACGATTTACTGGTTCGTAAGATTCCTCAATATAGGGATTTATCTGCTCCTTTTTTAGCAATATAACCCTGCCATTTTCGCCATGAGAACCATCACAAGCCATGAAGAGCGCAACAAGATAATCCGTTGTGAAATCAATGAGGTTAGTTTTACCTCCATAATGTTGGATTTCGGCGAGGCGTTCTATTTCGGTAGCTGGTTTGCGGGAGAATCCTTTCACTGCTTCCAACATTTCTGATTGGATGGATTCTATATCAAAGTGTTCTGTTTCAACGTCAAATTCTTCATCCTCAAGGAAAACGCGATAGAAGTTTGAAGAAACCTTCCCATAATAAGGGTCTTCCTGATAGTGTTCAGGTTCACCGCGGTAAAGATATTCCCCAGTGTCTGCCTTCTTTTCTATTTCTCGGAGTATTTCATCAATCGTACTTGGTTCGTTTTGGTTTCCTCTGTCCATTCACTTTCCTTTACAATCACAAGGCTGTTTAAAAGGATAGCACCTTCCGGGCGGCATGTCAACCGAATTTAATGGAAGTCGCACACCGGAAAATAAATATGTTGGGGAATTGTTAAAATCGGGGATATTTGGGGAAGCAGGGGTGAGAACCCCTGAAAAAAAGAGAAAAAGCGCAGAAAGTTTACGCAGCTAACGGAAGAAAATGACTTCCAAACCACACAGAACATACTAAATTATACCATTTCTAAAGGAACTTTTCTCATTAACGAAAACCGGTTCGTAGGGGCGAGGTCCCCTCGCCCATCCAAGCTGCTAACGGTCTCCTATGCTACAAAGAGTTCGTTTATTGAAGCATTTTCAATCAGAAATGGTATAACACCAGTTTGAAAATAAATTCGTGGGTGTTTTTGCTGGGGTGTTTCCTATACTATAGTTTGGACAATTTCCGTTGGGTTCCTACTCGGTTTTCAAAGCATTTTTGATTTTTTTTCAAAGTTGCTTACAGAAACGCAACTCCAACGAAAATAAACGCCAATGTCCAAAAACGCAGCCCCAGGGGGGCGAAAGGTATATCGCGTTAAAATTGTCTAAAGCTTAGTAGAGTTTAGTTAAGAAAGGAATAAAGGGAGCAAACGTTACGCAGCCAAGAAATGGGGGGGACTGCTGAAACAGACAGAATATACCTTTTGTAAGGTTCGCACCTCTTCGGAGGTACGCTCTTCAAGGGTTGTTG encodes:
- a CDS encoding sulfatase; the encoded protein is MSHSTTQRPNLIYVFADQLRYQSCGYAGDVRARTPNIDKFSTEGANFCNTVSGSPMCAPYRASLFTGKYASSTGMAINELRMNPNHDCFGHALHRNGYQTSYIGKWHLWANQLGRHSDPKNSYIPPGRHRLGFDGEWSAYNFHHLYFDTYYHANSPEKIVIPGYEPDGQTDMAIDYLQRVSTSDDPFALFLSIGTPHDPWTQDNVPAADYEMFRDVDFPLPPNYRDENDPYGDTWAIMSPAERAALPEWMRVYYAMTANLDRNIGRLLRAVDDLGLRDDTIFVFTSDHGEMFGAQGRRAKNIFYEEAVRVPFLVRWQGQIPKGYVSDACLNTPDIMPTLLSMMDLPIPEAVEGTDRSDAAFNRPANEPDAAFMQGMGCTAKWEDGYEWRALRTKRYTYAIHRPDRSEKLFDNVADPFQTRNLIDEPLSTHFRDQFRILLQQRMNAINDTFEACTWYRDKWTEDRVILRTATLT
- a CDS encoding FRG domain-containing protein, whose product is MDRGNQNEPSTIDEILREIEKKADTGEYLYRGEPEHYQEDPYYGKVSSNFYRVFLEDEEFDVETEHFDIESIQSEMLEAVKGFSRKPATEIERLAEIQHYGGKTNLIDFTTDYLVALFMACDGSHGENGRVILLKKEQINPYIEESYEPVNRVIAQKSVFVRHPDGFLSPNEDDVIDIPAMRKQPILRHLRNSHGISVETIYNDIHGFIKDQNIHLEVYKAHYIGLTREQRGDSENG
- a CDS encoding D-TA family PLP-dependent enzyme is translated as MDKKYRIQNAETIPSPSLVVYLPHVQYNIEHAIATVGGDVSKLRPHAKTHKTAEIIAMEREAGILKHKCATLREAEMLAQNGIEDILIAYQMVGPNVNRFVSLQLKYPDADFKVIVDHEESVTALASAAARLGLNVKVMLDLDVGMNRTGIPLGDAAVDVYAQIEAVDGLQPWGLHVYDGHIHDEDVADRKASCDKSLAQVEEMKDRLVSKGLDVPLIVMGGTPTFPIYAKTPGVEASPGTFVFHDHGYTTHFPDLGFAPAALLLSRVISIPTPRRITLDLGHKAIAADPDGVRGIVLNVDGAEVGKQHEEHWAINVPDSTPIHIGQEIYVCPTHICPCVALHPFYYVVDADGYCRGTWEVTARNRTL
- a CDS encoding tetratricopeptide repeat protein codes for the protein MANELKMEHYEEAVRHYSRAIDLRPNFALSYIYRGSVYCKMGKFDLAIDDYTEAIFWTRQPARAYHGRGMAYGAKGEFDKAIDDLTKAIQYEPEYAEAYYHRAHAYVGKKEFDRAIEDCDKAIRLNPDVAEAYFIRGNAYRDKGELDCAIMDYSKAIRLKPDANAYVARGNAYGSIGEVDKAIVDYTKALELKPNYTDVYVIRGHTHVLKRDFDSAIADYRKVIELRPDAVDPYITRAIAYNLKGDFDSAIADSNDAIERNPNAAEAYLILGMAFSNKGDFDSAIANYTEAIKLQPNYLNAYYERGNACRSSGDFDKAIADYTKVLEFSPQHIDCYFNRGIAYTAKSEFDNAIIDYNVVLQFQPDHIPAYINRGIAYSNKGNFDKAIADYTRAIQLDPSFAVPYHNRGNANLLKDDFDEAIADYTISIQLNPNDARTYASRGAVYGIMGSIDEAISDCTKAIELNPNHADIYFNRAIGYNSTGKLELAIRDYTKAIELNPDHVKAYVNRGVTYGDTGEMDLAIEDLNKAIEMEPDNALVYSNLGNVYGNKGDFDSAITNYSKAINLNLNEPVFYHNRGLAYFNNGEFNQALKDYTKALRLDPDYVPAYYNRAMAWLHQQEWKKAKASLTEAAEKGINITAVFGKDYQSVANFERKTGVKLPKDIAAMLKQQDEQIHPSPMKMELSELQTRMEQYSFENFTAMPLQHVEKPGTPSIPINLLQPQSQTPPSSASRLSL